A segment of the Tachysurus vachellii isolate PV-2020 chromosome 18, HZAU_Pvac_v1, whole genome shotgun sequence genome:
TACAACCTGGAATTAAAAATTACTGAAGCTCTGCCATATTAGATGGAGACCAATGGTGAGCAGCACCTTTCAGTTCTTGTCGCAGATTCTAGACAGCTTGAGGTCTTGCCTTTCACTTGGGAATTTATCACCTTCAGGTTCTTGATTTTGAATCAGTTCAGTGGAGTTTTGGCGATACACCTCAATCTCAGTTtgaagtcttttgcagactggAACTAGAACAGGATTACCCTGCATTTGGCTCCTCTACAATTTCCCTGCTGATGAAACACATCCCTGTAGCATGatgccccccaccccccacccccaaataaatctaataatagTTGGTTGCAACAATCAATCTGAACATCCCACAGTAATATGGGCTTTTTTTTAGTGTATAGTTGTGCAAACTATATagattactatttttatttaatttttatcacCATGTTGATTATTATGGGATGTTCTGTGGAGAATTTCACTTCCAGACTGCAACAGTACAAAATCTGGAAAGGTCGGAGAGGAGTGAATACTAAGCACCTGTAACTGATGTGGTTTGGGTGTGAGCTagcaacattttaaataactCAATGTAGATGCCGTTTTTATTATATCTGCTTttctaattataaatatattcagatCTTATAACTTCTCCTAAATGAACTGTTCGGTATATTGGCACAAGTTCTGTTAATAAATACtacatcaatttttttttttgtgtgtgaaagttttTTAATAGTAACGGCTGAGACCtttttaaatgacaatgtttgtttaatattagattattaataaaacagcCCACACATGTTATGATGAATAACTCCCTAAAGGTTGATGCATTCCTGGTGTGAGTCATTATTTTGCTGATCGTTATAGCAAAAAACGAGGGAGAGTTTTTACTCTAGACTGTTAAATTTCTTGTAGGTGGTGGTGTTGATAAAATGCCCTGTGGCACGATTCCAGGATGATTctgaattaattataaaaatggtTAATATTACTTGGGTTATGCTGGATATACTTAGAAATATAAGAACTGTTCTAAAAAGGCTGTGATACTCTAGTTAATACTATGATTTACAGACTACAAACTgcatgtaaatattgtaatggACTCATTCAaattccttctcctcctcctgcttcCTGTTTATCCAGGTGGATAATCAACTGGCCTGCATGATGAGTGAGAACAGCGTCGACTACATCGCCCGCTTCAATGACCTCGCCCAAGAGTTGTCTGTGGCTGAGACGAGCCTACCTCCTCCATGAGTCTGTGGTGAGAGGTCAGCcaggaggaggagcttcttGCACCACTACGGCACTAAGGGGAGTTCTGGTTTATCATTGAGAAGGAGAGAATGTTTATGCGATTCATCTTGTTGGATGTGCAATAAAGACACTCGATCCTCGTGTGTATGGGTGGCGGTGCCTGCCCGTCATTTTGTGGTGTGCGTTCCCCGAGCCACACTTGGGCCACTTTTTAAACAAACCTGTTTACAAAGCAACCTCATGTATAGAAATTCGCCATATCAGAACAAAGATTGCCTCCTGTAGtcctgtttatttccttttgttGGTCCTACTCTGTTCTCTGTATGCGAGTATGAGCCTAGGCTGCAGCTCAGCTGTTTGGTTTTAGCGACTTTGTTTCCCAATTTATTCTGTAGATCTGTCTTTTATCATCCTCCTACAAAAGCCATAAGCGTGTGTACGTACTACACAACATCCACGTTTTCATAATCTTCAAACGTTTTCAAATTATTAAAACTTTgctagaaagttttttttttactagaccTAATTGGAGAATATCCCAACACTAACAAAAAGCTAGGCAAAAACAAACTTGGTTGTATTTAAGTAGAAAATGTATGCGAATCTATTAATTCAAGATTCCCTAAATTAAGTAATAAAAGTAACATTGCCCTAGGGTTTGATGTTTGACATTCAACACTACGTTTTattgtatgtgtttttattgaAGCCAGCAATTAGAATGTTGTGAGCTTTCTATCTGTGAtggaatgaatatttttaatgtaaatagatGATGACAGATTCAAGCGCTGACCGTGCTTTTatataacatactgtaaattatttggattatttattaattcacatGTTGCAACtgtgttgactttttttttaagaaggcATTGAagagtttatttcagttttaaagaTTTCCGTGTTTGTACAAAAAGGGGTTTTATGCCACcgtgtaaatataaatttccCACAACGctgtttttggatttctttaatgtctccttttttttttttctttttttttttttttgttgacacAAAACAGTTTTCATAgacataattttaattaatattgatGCTTTGtggttattaataataataaaaattggcTTTATTATCTTGCCATGATCAATACAAAACATCTAGTTATACATACACTGCAATGTATCATACTTCAAATgcaatatttgtaaataattgcTGGAGTTAACTtaatacaagaaaacaaaatggatgTGTTTTAAAAAGTGGATGAAGTTTGTCATCTTCAGCGCTCCTTGagttcacgcatgcgcagtagaCATGACTTAAGTTTGCCTCTCGATGCCGCCGCCCTTCGTCTACTTCCTATTGGTCAgtagaagccacgcctcctcctcATCACTTCCGTATTGTTCACATGGGTCCTGGCTTAAGGTTAGTATCACAACCATAACGGATATATTTACTTACTTGCGTTTTCAAtagtttttcatttctttgtaaaaGCTCCAGCTACTATATTAACACCAGATCACCTCAAAATCAGTTCGTTTATTTAATGTTACACGTTTAACGAGCAGACATGGTTAGCTTGTTGCTGAGCTAGTTAATATAAACAAGATGGAAAcaagatatataatataaacaagaTGGAAAACATTACACATGCTACAAGCACTTATTGTGCTTAAGTAACGCTACCGATAATGTTATTCAGTGCTctgaaatgacataaaaatacaGGTTGCTCACTGTTTATTTCTTATGAGCACCTGAGTGAGTAGAATGGTTTTAATGAAACATCTGGCCAGCTGTGTGTTGTCCACTAGCCCAGTGTCCCTGTTTTAATGAAACATCTGGCCAGCTGTGTGTTGTCCACTAGCCCAGTGTCCCTGTTTCTTACAGCCAATAACGTACCTTATATAgaggaggaataaaacatagaTATGTACTAGTTCTCAGTGAGCAGGACTGAGAACAGAGGCACATAATGTTCATATTTCAGTCATTAGTTTCTTTTACTTATgaattttccacaaaaaaacaaatactgttTGATTTGAGTGTAGATTTTAAATCTATTATTTCAGCTTAAAAtgacacattatatatttatcattaGGAAATGAACATAGATCTATGGTCATTAAAACCTGAAGTAAgtaaaatgtctagaaatagcGTTAATATCCGtacaatttagtttatttatttctattatcaTATAAAAGGAGATACAATATAAAttagaaaatgattatttttacttttaagaaGTATTTTTTTGATGACACAAATGTAGTAAATGCCCTGTATAGTGGATAAAATGCAGAATTGGACGTTGTACCTATTTTTAAACTGCTCTCAGGAACAAGGGAAGACGATcctcacatttacattaatttatagCATTTGCTATTTTGCTATCTGAGCGTTtgggttaagggtcttgttcAGTAATAGACTGAACACAACCTGCCAGTCAGAAGTCCAGTTGCTTAACCACTGACTTGCCTTTGACCTGcataattttaataaagaatttataaatatgtaatcTGAATAACTCCATTAGGAAGAAATGAAGTAGTGCCTAAAGTAAATTAAGTACTAGGATATTGTAACCCAAAACCTGGTTGCCAGGAGGTTCAGATTGGTGGTGTAACGATCTTACAAGATAATGAGCCAAAAATTGACCAAAATCATCACTGATTTAGCATCTAAAATCAATGTTCAAACCATCTCAAGCATGTaacataaattattttagtaGCTTATGCATGATAAACTTGCCTTGTGTTGAGTATAATCAGCTTTAAGCTAAAACGTCCTGTGATACGAAACCACCATACATTGAATTTTAAAGTTTAGCTGAAGCTTAAAAGACAAAACATATCGTTGTGTGAAGTATAATATAAAAGTGGCTAATGGATTAAAATGATTCCTCTTTTACTGCAGCCTGTTGTCCATTACATGTTGGTATAAGTAGGCATAGTGGAAAGCAGCCTTATAAAATGGTTATATGGAGTTCATTTTGGCAAAGGGCTGAAGTCTCTAAAGCAGAGAAGCCTTACAGTTTGGTGGTTTTCTCTCCTAACAGCTGATTCAACAACAGTGAGCTCAGAATATGTCACTAACCTATGCACACTCCTTTCACTGCTGCGTTTAGATTTTAATTTTCTCCCATCGACAATTTTatgttatttctattttttcccaGTTTTTCTACATTTGATCAAACATATCAGCTCTCATATTAAACATGCCATGAAGTGATGGAGCAGGAAAATATTGAAATGCAGAGATCTTTCAGCCCTGGAGTTTAAGAATCCCTGCAAGATGCATGATGTGGAGAATATTGttcatttgcatgtgtgtgtgtttgtgtgtaggcgAATGGAACGTTTAGTGGGTATGGGTGTGGGGCCGCTGGCTGTAGGTGCAGTTGGTCTTCTGTTGCTATTGCGGATGATCCACAGAGCGAAAAGAAAGCAAAGCGTCCAGGATAAAGTGGTGGTGATCACTGGAGCCAGTTCAGGCCTGGGCAAAGGTAAAGAACATAAACTAATAAACAGTGAAGGTTATCATGCATGTGTACGTGGATATgcaattaaagaaaaatcaactcagaattattggcaccgtTCAtgcaaatgatataaaatgatcGAATGGAATAAACATGACATACTTTGGCGCTGGTTAATCAAGATAGATTCAATTAGGTTTATTCAGAAGCCATTTGTACAAGCATTCACAGAGATATCTGGTATGTCTCATTTACTGGACATCGTTATTACACATCAGCGCCTCATCACGCAACAGTAAAGAAATCATTTCTGgcaaaaaacagagaaatttaACCAACCGTTGTGTGCTTGGTACAGCTGCTCGAAACTGAACCTCATGACACAAATCGTACTCCATCGCTCTGAGCACAGCGTCCTGCTTTTCCTGCTCAACATCAGTGACAAATCTTCGAGTCTCTTCACGTTCTGGACTTTTCAGATGCTGAAAACTTCCATTTCTGACTTTGGTCATTTAGTGGACTCTTTCAACTTTAgcccttttatggagttttgtgggtgtcATTATATGCACAccagctgtgttttgttttttttgtgtgtaatttacTGGTGAttgatgtacatttacatttacagcatttagcagacactcttatccagagtgacttacatttttatttcagtttatacaccttgagggttaagggccttgctcaggggcccttcAGCCCTTCAACTTGGTGGATctaggattcgaaccaatgaccttccgatcagtagtcgaacatcttaaccactgagctaccacatccctcacaTGTACATCAACACAGAGATGTGAACAGGAAGACAATCAGTGTTTGCATTACAACTTTACTTAAAGATTGATTCATGAAGCCAATCGATATATAATTTCCACTCAAACAAAACTTGACCCTTCCTCTACCATAAGCATACACATGACACTTCTTTAAACATAGCGCCGTTTTCTGACACACCTCACAATTTTGCAATAGTGACACCACTAATGAATTTTCCAAACCACCAACAAGATTTCAACAAAATACTGAAACACAGGAATGGTTTGGGAACATAAATGTCGATGTTTTGCCGTGACCGACTCCGTCTCTGGATTTAAACCTGTGGTAAAcctcaaaccttttttttaaacccatggTCTGAATTGTAGAAGAAATTCCACATGCGCAAAACTgaggaatataaaaatgttctggATGGAAGAGTGGATCCAATAAATTCCAGAACAAGTCTCTCCAACCTTGTTTGACATTACAGGGAGAGGCTCTGTGCTGTTGTTTTCTCTATGGCAAAatcaagaggaaaaaataatttaaggCTGCCAATAATTCTATATTTACATAGATATATGActaaatatttatcatatatcatTTCTTTGGCTTCAATAATGCTAATCTGTAGCACAGTGGGGTTTTTCCCCATGTTTTGAAGGACTAACACGTGTAGGGTTTCCTCAGAATGTGCGCGAGTGTTTCATGCCGCGGGTGCACGACTCATCCTGTGTGGACGTGACCAGAAGCGACTACAGGAGGTCGTCGAGGACTTAAGGGCTAAAACAGATGGCAAAACAAAGGTACAGTACACAGACAGTGaggtctctcactctcactagCCACCTGTTTTTTATATCCAGCTCTCAGCACTGAAAGCCTCTACTTAGAGACGATAATAACAGATTTTATTgggtctttgtttttttccctctggtTAGACATATACACCCTGTacagtgacctttgacctctctGACACGGAGAGAGTGACCAGGGCAGCGGGGGAGATTCTGAAATGCCACGGTCACGTGGACGTCCTCATTAACAACGCAGGCATTAGCTACCGAGGTTCCATCCTGGACACACACGTGTCTGTGCAGAGGAGTGTCATGGACACTAACTACTTCGGGCCTGTTGCTCTGACtcaaggtgacacacacacacacacacacacacacacacacacacacacacatatataaatgtatgtatgtatgtatatatatatatatatatatatatatatatatatatatgtgtgtgtgtgtgtgtgtgtgtgtgtgtgtatatatatatatatgtataggcACTCTTGGTAAATATGAGCAAAGAAGGCTGTATTAATACAGTCATAATTTATCCATCcatattttttaagtttaaagctttatttgatttttttagtcTAATTGTGTCTTCAGCATCTAAAAGATCCACTCAGTTAATATGATAATGGAGGAAACTTATTTagatataaagatttttatacTGGATGAGATATTAATTAAAATGGGAGGAGTTTAAAAATACAACTTATCCCAAGGATTTCTTCCCTTTGTCCTAGCAATTCTTCCCTCCATGGTGGAACGAGGTGCCGGACATATAGCCGTCATCAGCAGCGTGCAGGGGAAGATCGCCATTCCCTACAGATCTGCTTGTGAGTGTACACGTGTTTACACATTCTGTACTTTTACTACACATTCTATTACCTCTTCTTACTAACCTAATtctttaatgtcatttatttataagcGCAGTTTAGGAGGCGTGGTTGGGGTTTCATTTCACTTCAAGTTGTATgctgtgtataactgtgtacgTGAAAAACCTTGAAATAAATATCCATAAACAGacccctccaaaagtattggaatcctttgtttttgctatacgcTAATGTTTTCACTGTCTGATCTTACTAGTGCTCCTGTACTAGggctgaatgaaataaaatccctgtagatacaggtcaagagcttcagttcatcttcacatcaaacatcagaatgcaGAAAAAGTGTGGTGTCATATTGATGATTCATTtcgattcaatttatttgtctagcgcttttaacaattgatgtcgtctcatagcagctttacagaagcatagaaccagaataaatattgtaaagtttaaGATGAAGttagtatttatctctaacatagAGACAGCTCATGATGgatgtttgggggacaaagttagggggACTAACCctaggccagattaagatggtttggacatgttcagaggagggagagtgagtatattggtaggagaatgttggacatggagctgccaggcaggaggcaaagaggaggtatatggatgtaattaatgaggatatgaagctagtgggtgcaagtgttgagcatgcagaagatagggataggtggagagagatgattcgctgtggcgacccctgaagggaaaagccgaaagaagaagaagaagatttatctctaatgatcaagcctgaggtgatggaagtgagaaaaaactccctgagatgatatgaagaaggaaccttgagaggaaccagactcagaagtgaacctcatcctcatttgggtgacactgaacaggaaataatgtgaatgtaaataatgtcctttctacaacagcttGTAGTCGAGTAGAATTGTACAACAGGTCAGCGCCATTTCTAAGTCCATTACCAAagaattaacactaattcctttatGCCAAAGTCTTCACACGTTCACTGACGAATGCATGGATGTTGGTACCACATGGGCTGGTTTCAGTTTTCCATAACGTTTCATGATGATCATCTGGAACTTTgaatgagaaaacaaaacactgaatgAGAGACAGTTGACATTGAATGGAAacactttgagacaatgtcaattgtaaaaagcgctatacaaataatcatgaagTGAATTGAACTTTGCTGATGACAGGTTGAAGAAAATGAACAGATTACGCTATAGTAACTAACAAGCGGTTATTAATGGGGAATATATGGATTTAGTTGGTTGTTACAAATATCAAGATTTTAAATAACGTACACATAAACACTTGTGTTTTAGATGCAGCTTCCAAGCATGCGACACAGGCGTACTTCGACTGCTTACGGGCCGAGGTGGAAAGATTCGGCCTACACGTGTCAGTCATCAGCCCTGGATACATTAGAACCAACCTGTCAGTCAACGCTGTTACTGGAGATGGAGCCAGATATGGTGGTGAGTGGTGTGTTTCCCATTGTACGATAGAAGAGGCCCAGACTTCAGTTTACTGAATCATATGCTTCAAGAATAAGACCTGGGTCACAGAGATGTGTCTAATTCTGTTACTTCAGCTTTTTGTCTATTAAGACAGCTATTAAGACTTAATGAGCAGATGTTTGGTTAACCGCTGGAGGAGAGCGGAAAATGTCTTTAATGTGGAGTATTCGAGTAGCACTCGAAGTTCcactgcaataaaaaaacatccctTCATTCAGGAGTGAGTGGATTACGACAATCAGCAAGGTGGATACTTAATGAATTTTTACTCAGTTACtggatttcttcttctttatcttttAAGGCTTTAAAACCTGACTGTTTACTCCTGTAAGAGCAAAATATATGATGGTCCTGAGACCTTATAGTCTCGATACACACAATAttggtgactttttttttttttttaaatccatattttatttacttgatCTGGATACAGGGCCTAATAAGTCCCTAAACAGTGACTACAGTGGAACCTTAGTTTCAGCACTCATGTATTGTTTTGTCATTTCTCAGTGATGGATAAGACCACAGCAGCAGGTCGGGACCCGGCAGACGTAGCTCGCGCTGTCCTGAAGGCTGTCACTTATAAACAGAAAGATGTTTTATTAGTCGAGTCGCTGCCAGCGCTCGCCGTCTACCTCCGAACCCTCTGGCCGTCTGCCTACTTTAAAGTGATGGCTTCTCGAGCCAAGAAAGAGAAGGGAATAAAAGACCAATAAGTTGCAGCCACAATTCACAGTGAGATCAATTCTTTTTTATGTGCttttaaaagtataataataaaaataataataataataataataaataatcccaATCAGTTGGCTCACATACTTCAGTCCTTCCATTTCAAGCCTGTTTTTGCCAATTTTTGGCCCTGAAATAGGTTTGATTAGAGTTGAAGCAGATTGTTCATGCTGCTCTTTTAACATATTCAGTAAGGATTTTCTGGGAACATTTAAAGTCAGTCAGAAGTACACAATGGACAGAGTAGGCCAAGCCATCTCTGGACACCAtttccacacattcacacactccttcacaccTAGAGGCAATTTAGAGTAGCCAGTTAACCTACGGTGAGAGGAAAATGATGGAATCCCATGAAGACAGGACATGCAGACAGTAACATGAGCTCAGGATTGAGGctggaaccctggagctgtgaggcggtAAAGCGACCTGCTGTTATGTTTAGAGATTTTGACATTTGAACATAGATTTTGAATGATGGTTGTGGTAATGTAATAAAGCTAATTATTGGAATTAAGTGTATAAAGAATGTTGTTCTCTGTTGTTGTGTTTCCTTAAATCCTCAAGTGTACTAATACCTTTTCTGTCACTTTTTCCCCTCTACTCCTTTTCCTCATTCTACCTcattttagaaaaacaaaacggggaaaaaaaaaaatccacgtTGGATTCTGTCACttttaagttttattgttaCTCAGTTATGTGCTTTGGTGTTGAAACAAGACAGAGAACTTTTGTAAAAATTAGAGGCATTCGTTTACGTGGTTGGAAGTGTGTCAGACGCCAAGACGCTTCAGACTCTGATCTCATTTCATGTTAATGTCACCAACCCTCAGTTTACTGACGTCTTTTACAAGCCTCATTTATCTCTCTGGATACGAACAAATGTATTCGAGAAAAGTTCATTTGTATAGAGTATTTACACAAGACATTTGTTATACACGTAAACCCTGTTCGGAAAAACGGTCGACTCTTACGAGACCTACTGAGATGATTAAATTAGTCACAAAGACgataaaaaatgaaacatgaCAGTTTCCCTCTGCTTGGTTCCACATCTTT
Coding sequences within it:
- the dhrs7b gene encoding dehydrogenase/reductase SDR family member 7B; the encoded protein is MGPGLRRMERLVGMGVGPLAVGAVGLLLLLRMIHRAKRKQSVQDKVVVITGASSGLGKECARVFHAAGARLILCGRDQKRLQEVVEDLRAKTDGKTKTYTPCTVTFDLSDTERVTRAAGEILKCHGHVDVLINNAGISYRGSILDTHVSVQRSVMDTNYFGPVALTQAILPSMVERGAGHIAVISSVQGKIAIPYRSAYAASKHATQAYFDCLRAEVERFGLHVSVISPGYIRTNLSVNAVTGDGARYGVMDKTTAAGRDPADVARAVLKAVTYKQKDVLLVESLPALAVYLRTLWPSAYFKVMASRAKKEKGIKDQ